From the genome of Mugil cephalus isolate CIBA_MC_2020 chromosome 2, CIBA_Mcephalus_1.1, whole genome shotgun sequence, one region includes:
- the LOC125004441 gene encoding perforin-1-like isoform X2, with protein MLSSSAPNSLYLSLFLFLSYHSPVLSWQVGNRNQCISAPFVPGYNLVGEGFDMVTLRRKGSYVVDVMTYLTPNDTCKLCSSPLLGNQLYKLPVSAVDWRSYSQCSIEIKNSTDNSISSLVDTYISQDIKDWKVAQNLDSLLHFGVEGKHSDIYNFAKQRSSEDRYSFSTQRLSCSHYRYRVPKKPPLSSEFSKDLADLPSSYNSNTKDEYDQLIAIYGTHYIRQVYLGGRLRRVTASRTCLSRLNGFTSDQVHSCLSLGFSVGLGKLASSSLESCTPVVQNRGTSVSFGGGLHQHYTEVEGGSGWLGEFSLTHEDSSGFNNWMSSLKDHPGTHKPRICGRGLGQGSAL; from the exons ATGCTCTCCTCATCAGCCCCCAACTCTCTCTACCtgagtctcttcctctttctgtcgtACCACTCCCCTGTTCTCTCCTGGCAGGTTGGGAATCGCAATCAGTGTATCTCTGCTCCCTTCGTACCCGGCTACAACCTGGTGGGGGAGGGATTTGATATGGTCACCCTGCGTCGAAAGGGGTCATACGTGGTGGATGTGATGACCTATCTCACCCCTAATGACACCTGCAAACTCTGCTCCAGCCCTCTTCTTGGCAACCAACTGTACAAA CTGCCAGTCTCTGCAGTCGACTGGCGTTCATACAGCCAATGTAGCATTGAAAtcaaaaacagcacagacaacTCTATTAG CTCACTGGTTGACACTTACATCTCCCAGGACATTAAGGACTGGAAG GTTGCCCAAAATTTAGATTCACTTTTGCACTTTGGGGTGGAAGGGAAACACTCCGATATTTACAACTTTGCCAAACAAAGAAGCAGTGAGGATCGCTACAGCTTCAGTACCCAAAGACTCTCCTGCAGTCACTATAG GTATCGGGTGCCAAAAAAACCTCCCCTCAGTTCAGAGTTCAGTAAGGATTTGGCCGATTTGCCAAGTTCCTACAACTCTAATACCAAAGATGAGTACGACCAGCTCATAGCGATCTATGGCACACACTACATACGTCAG GTTTACCTTGGGGGTCGACTCAGACGAGTCACGGCTTCACGAACATGTTTGTCCAGATTGAATGGATTCACCTCAGATCAG GTTCACTCCTGTTTATCACTCGGTTTCTCTGTCGGTCTGGGGAAGTTGGCAAGTTCCAGCCTTGAGTCTTGTACCCCAGTCGTGCAGAATCGGGGTACATCAGTCTCCTTCGGCGGTGGTCTCCACCAACACTACACAGAGGTGGAAGGTGGCTCTGGTTGGTTGGGGGAGTTTTCACTCACCCACGAAGACTCCAGCGGCTTCAACAACTGGATGAGTAGCCTGAAAGATCACCCAG GCACACACAAACCAAGAATTTGTGGTCGAGGTCTGGGACAAGGATCTGCGCTATGA
- the LOC125004441 gene encoding perforin-1-like isoform X1 produces MLSSSAPNSLYLSLFLFLSYHSPVLSWQVGNRNQCISAPFVPGYNLVGEGFDMVTLRRKGSYVVDVMTYLTPNDTCKLCSSPLLGNQLYKLPVSAVDWRSYSQCSIEIKNSTDNSISSLVDTYISQDIKDWKVAQNLDSLLHFGVEGKHSDIYNFAKQRSSEDRYSFSTQRLSCSHYRYRVPKKPPLSSEFSKDLADLPSSYNSNTKDEYDQLIAIYGTHYIRQVYLGGRLRRVTASRTCLSRLNGFTSDQVHSCLSLGFSVGLGKLASSSLESCTPVVQNRGTSVSFGGGLHQHYTEVEGGSGWLGEFSLTHEDSSGFNNWMSSLKDHPGVVSYSLRPLYELVSRKRRRAGMKAAIEQYLKDNVVKDSQRTPSCGYSPNLSFNCCPMATRKGTLEVTMVRAWGLKGDPVGVTERCFS; encoded by the exons ATGCTCTCCTCATCAGCCCCCAACTCTCTCTACCtgagtctcttcctctttctgtcgtACCACTCCCCTGTTCTCTCCTGGCAGGTTGGGAATCGCAATCAGTGTATCTCTGCTCCCTTCGTACCCGGCTACAACCTGGTGGGGGAGGGATTTGATATGGTCACCCTGCGTCGAAAGGGGTCATACGTGGTGGATGTGATGACCTATCTCACCCCTAATGACACCTGCAAACTCTGCTCCAGCCCTCTTCTTGGCAACCAACTGTACAAA CTGCCAGTCTCTGCAGTCGACTGGCGTTCATACAGCCAATGTAGCATTGAAAtcaaaaacagcacagacaacTCTATTAG CTCACTGGTTGACACTTACATCTCCCAGGACATTAAGGACTGGAAG GTTGCCCAAAATTTAGATTCACTTTTGCACTTTGGGGTGGAAGGGAAACACTCCGATATTTACAACTTTGCCAAACAAAGAAGCAGTGAGGATCGCTACAGCTTCAGTACCCAAAGACTCTCCTGCAGTCACTATAG GTATCGGGTGCCAAAAAAACCTCCCCTCAGTTCAGAGTTCAGTAAGGATTTGGCCGATTTGCCAAGTTCCTACAACTCTAATACCAAAGATGAGTACGACCAGCTCATAGCGATCTATGGCACACACTACATACGTCAG GTTTACCTTGGGGGTCGACTCAGACGAGTCACGGCTTCACGAACATGTTTGTCCAGATTGAATGGATTCACCTCAGATCAG GTTCACTCCTGTTTATCACTCGGTTTCTCTGTCGGTCTGGGGAAGTTGGCAAGTTCCAGCCTTGAGTCTTGTACCCCAGTCGTGCAGAATCGGGGTACATCAGTCTCCTTCGGCGGTGGTCTCCACCAACACTACACAGAGGTGGAAGGTGGCTCTGGTTGGTTGGGGGAGTTTTCACTCACCCACGAAGACTCCAGCGGCTTCAACAACTGGATGAGTAGCCTGAAAGATCACCCAGGTGTCGTTTCATACTCCCTTCGGCCATTATATGAGCTGGTATCAAGAAAGAGGCGGAGGGCAGGGATGAAGGCTGCTATTGAGCAGTACTTAAAGGACAATGTAGTGAAAGACTCACAGAGAACACCATCTTGTGGGTACAGTCCTAACCTGTCTTTCAATTGCTGTCCCATGGCGACCCGCAAGGGGACCCTGGAGGTCACCATGGTCCGAGCCTGGGGTCTGAAAGGAGATCCTGTTGGCGTAACTGAGAGGTGCTTTAGCTGA
- the pin1 gene encoding peptidyl-prolyl cis-trans isomerase NIMA-interacting 1, translating into MADEENLPSGWEKRMSRSSGKVYYFNHITNASQWERPVGDGRGEPDKVRCSHLLVKHNQSRRPSSWREQNITRTKDEALDLIQKYIEQIRSGQEKFESLASQFSDCSSAKNGGDLGLFGRGQMQKPFEDASFALKVGDMSGPVFTDSGVHIILRTG; encoded by the exons ATGGCAGACGAGGAAAACCTGCCGTCCGGATGGGAGAAAAGAATGAGCCGCAGTTCAG GCAAGGTTTACTACTTCAACCACATCACCAACGCCAGCCAGTGGGAGCGTCCCGTGGGAGACGGCCGCGGAGAGCCAGATAAG GTTCGTTGCTCTCACCTCCTGGTGAAGCACAATCAGTCACGTCGTCCGTCGTCCTGGCGAGAACAAAACATTACACGAACTAAAGACGAGGCCCTGGATCTCATTCAGA AGTACATAGAACAGATCAGGTCTGGACAGGAGAAGTTCGAGTCCCTGGCTTCTCAGTTCAGTGACTGCAGCTCAGCTAAGAACGGTGGAGACCTGGGACTGTTTGGCAGAG gtcAGATGCAGAAGCCTTTCGAAGACGCCTCCTTTGCTCTCAAAGTCGGGGACATGAGCGGCCCTGTGTTTACTGACTCCGGAGTGCACATCATCCTACGCACTGGTTGA